A stretch of Primulina tabacum isolate GXHZ01 chromosome 13, ASM2559414v2, whole genome shotgun sequence DNA encodes these proteins:
- the LOC142522933 gene encoding cell division control protein 48 homolog B, with translation MKSSSGAAWTAESAIAGNAEALQALRELITYPLLYSRESQILGLKWPRGLLLYGPPGTGKTSLVRAAVRECDAHLIVISPHSVHRSHVGESEKILREAFAEANSHLTSGKPSVIFIDEIDALCPRRDSRKEQDIRIASQLFILMDSNKSSSTSGSHVVVVASTNRVDAIDPALRRSGRFDVEVEISTPNEEERFQILKLYTKRLHLDPNVDLQAIAASCNGYVGADLEALCREAAMSALNKASEDSQHIIRLDDWKHARSVVGPSITRGVTVEIPRVSWDDIGGLKDLKKKLQQAVEWPLKHSSAFLRMGVSPIRGILLHGPPGCSKTTLAKAAACAAKASFFSLSGAELYSMYVGEGEALLRNMFRKARLAAPSIIFFDEADVVAAKRGGSSSGSTTVGERLLSTLLTEMDGLEQAKGILVLAATNRPHAIDAALLRPGRFDLVLYVPPPDLEARHEILSVHTRNMKLDDDVDLREIAEETELFTGAEVEGLCREAGIVALREDISASVVCNRHFQTVMRSLKPALTQEEINLYASFSKHQFPRPAGASESSSKQKMKGNRSFLLSVAPVTFGIASLIIFTGLSYISSRYNETGKELPRT, from the exons ATGAAGAGCAGCAGCGGCGCCGCGTGGACGGCGGAAAGTGCAATAGCCGGAAACGCCGAAGCCCTGCAAGCTCTCCGTGAGCTCATCACTTATCCTCTGCTCTACTCTCGCGAGTCTCAAATCCTTGGCCTCAAA TGGCCTCGGGGTTTGCTGCTCTACGGTCCTCCTGGCACGGGGAAG ACAAGCTTGGTACGAGCAGCAGTTCGCGAATGTGATGCGCATTTGATCGTTATCAG TCCTCATTCTGTTCATAGATCACATGTGGGGGAAAGCGAGAAAATTCTGCGGGAGGCTTTTGCTGAAGCAAACTCTCATTTGACATCTGGCAAGCCTTCtgttatatttattgatgaaaTAGATGCACTTTGTCCTCGTCGTGACTCTAG GAAGGAGCAGGATATTCGCATAGCTTCTCAGCTCTTCATTCTAATGGACTCCAACAAATCTTCATCAACATCTGGATCACATGTTGTGGTGGTTGCTTCAACTAATAG AGTGGATGCAATTGATCCTGCACTAAGACGTTCTGGACGTTTTGATGTTGAGGTCGAAATTTCCACGCCCAATGAAGAAGAACGTTTTCAAATTCTTAAG CTCTACACGAAGAGGCTTCATTTGGATCCTAATGTTGACCTGCAAGCTATAGCTGCATCTTGTAATGGTTATGTGGGGGCTGATCTAGAAGCTTTATGTCGTGAGGCCGCCATGTCTGCACTGAACAAAGCTTCCGAGGATAGTCAGCATATAATAAGATTGGATGACTGGAAGCACGCTAGGTCTGTGGTTGGTCCAAGTATAACTAGAGGTGTTACCGTGGAAATTCCAAGGGTTTCTTGGGATGATATTGGAGGATTGAAAGACTTGAAG AAAAAACTCCAGCAAGCAGTTGAGTGGCCTTTAAAGCATTCTTCTGCATTTTTGAGGATGGGAGTATCACCTATTCGGGGCATTCTTCTTCATGGACCTCCAGGTTGCTCGAAAACAACCCTTGCTAAGGCAGCTGCTTGTGCTGCCAAAGCTTCGTTTTTTTCATTGAG TGGCGCAGAATTATATTCCATGTATGTTGGTGAGGGTGAAGCTTTATTGCGTAATATGTTTCGAAAGGCTCGTCTTGCAGCACCAAGCATAATATTTTTTGATGAGGCAGATGTGGTTGCTGCCAAAag AGGAGGAAGCTCGAGCGGGAGCACTACAGTCGGGGAAAGACTATTATCTACTTTACTAACTGAAATGGATGGCTTAGAGCAGGCTAAA GGAATTCTTGTTTTAGCTGCTACTAACCGTCCTCACGCAATTGATGCTGCACTTTTGCGTCCCGGACGCTTTGATTTA GTCCTTTATGTCCCTCCACCAGATTTAGAAGCTCGACATGAAATTCTTAGCGTGCACACACGTAATATGAAATTAGACGACGATGTGGATCTCAGAGAAATAGCAGAAGAGACTGAGCTCTTCACGGGAGCTGAGGTAGAGGGGCTATGCCGAGAAGCAGGAATCGTTGCTCTGAGAGAAGACATATCTGCCTCTGTCGTATGTAACCGACACTTCCAGACCGTAATGAGGTCACTCAAACCAGCCCTCACCCAAGAAGAAATCAATTTGTATGCATCATTTTCAAAGCATCAGTTTCCGAGGCCCGCCGGAGCATCAGAATCTAGCAGCAAACAGAAAATGAAGGGGAACAGGAGTTTTTTGCTTTCAGTTGCTCCTGTTACATTTGGTATTGCCAGTTTAATCATATTTACTGGCTTAAGTTATATTTCTAGTCGTTATAATGAAACTGGTAAAGAGTTACCCAGGACATGA
- the LOC142522249 gene encoding uncharacterized protein LOC142522249 produces MCGIALILSGIQIDTSPISSDYTCPPPPSSFQPLFSEDDIKAALQRRGPDSLGTKYVYLGSKKISEESENCTVKSFLVEDDGLEENGAGHGFFGELRFIGATLQLRGVNPVVQPLTDASVNVLVYNGEIFGGIYVSSDSNDTEVLMQSLGKCCSCISHVDGRSSCCSGTSQDSVPELLSRIKGPWSLIYWQDTSKTLWFGRDAFGRRSLLVHWPTAHDPRLLLSSVSPSSLRLIYEFDEKQTVELNFWEELPCGIYSISVSALDLDGHLLGKGKKHEWNNSELNELITWERSCIHPKPEELSVSCGNVPIIQHDILSAFPLELGPRKALVASHRVLIALRESVMRRTTSNKIYNVSPINHEQGKYVPLAVLFSGGLDSMIIAALAHHCIDKKYEIDLLNVSFDGESAPDRISARAGLKELQKNAPFRRWNLVEIDADLQKLPSEMKHVESLINPAKTYMDLNIGVALWIASGGDGLLYEVSTAGDAVGRHVRYKSDARILLVGAGADEQCAGYGRHRTKYRNGSWLGLHQEMKLDMQRIWKRNLGRDDRCIADNAKEARFPFLDEDVIKTLLDIPLWEITDLDQPSGVGDKKILREVAQLLGLNEAAALPKRAIQFGSRIARESNKKNFGSNRAANQASAGSVAIY; encoded by the exons ATGTGTGGGATAGCGCTGATACTATCTGGAATTCAAATTGATACATCCCCGATAAGTTCCGATTACACTTGCCCACCTCCTCCATCATCTTTCCAG CCTTTGTTTTCAGAGGATGACATAAAGGCGGCTCTGCAAAGAAGAGGCCCCGACAGTTTAGGAACTAAATATGTTTATCTTGgttcaaaaaaaatttccgaGGAAAGTGAGAATTGCACGGTTAAATCTTTTTTAGTTGAGGATGATGGGCTGGAGGAAAATGGTGCAGGGCATGGATTTTTTGGGGAATTGAGGTTTATTGGCGCGACTTTGCAGCTTAGAGGAGTGAATCCTGTGGTTCAGCCGTTGACTGATGCATCCGTGAATGTTCTTGTTTATAATG GCGAAATATTTGGAGGAATTTATGTCAGCTCTGATAGCAATGACACCGAGGTTCTTATGCAGTCTCTGGGGAAGTGCTGCTCTTGTATTTCCCATGTGGACGGTAGATCTTCTTGCTGTTCTGGAACGAGCCAAGATTCTGTTCCAGAACTTCTTTCCAGAATCAAGGGGCCTTGGTCTTTGATCTATTGGCAG GACACCTCTAAAACCTTGTGGTTCGGTCGAGATGCATTTGGGAGACGAAGTCTCCTGGTTCACTGGCCAACAGCCCATGATCCTCGGCTTCTGTTATCTTCTGTATCACCATCTTCACTGCGCCTCATTTATG AATTTGATGAAAAGCAGACAGTTGAACTGAACTTCTGGGAAGAGCTGCCATGTGGAATATATAGTATCTCAGTGTCTGCCTTAGATTTGGATGGACATTTACTTGGCAAAGGTAAAAAACATGAGTGGAATAACTCTGAGCTAAATGAGTTGATTACATGGGAGAGATCGTGCATCCACCCCAAACCTGAGGAGTTGAGTGTTTCCTGTGGAAATGTTCCTATCATTCAGCATGACATACTTTCAGCCTTTCCATTGGAATTAG GGCCTAGGAAAGCTTTAGTAGCATCTCACAGAGTGCTGATTGCTTTAAGAGAATCTGTAATGAGACGTACCACTTCAAATAAAATCTACAAT GTTTCTCCAATAAATCATGAACAAGGGAAATATGTTCCACTAGCAGTGCTGTTTTCTGGTGGTTTAGATTCTATGATTATTGCTGCATTGGCGCATCACTGCATTGACAAAAAAT ACGAAATTGATCTTCTTAATGTCAGCTTTGATGGTGAGTCAGCACCTGACAGAATCTCAGCGAGGGCTGGATTGAAAGAACtacagaagaatgcaccgttCCGAAG ATGGAACCTTGTTGAAATTGATGCTGATTTGCAGAAGTTACCTTCTGAGATGAAGCATGTCGAGTCACTTATAAACCCTGCAAAAACCTATATG GACCTGAATATAGGCGTAGCGTTATGGATAGCTTCTGGCGGAGATGGCCTGCTTTATGAGGTGAGCACGGCAGGTGATGCAGTGGGCCGACATGTGAGGTACAAGTCAGATGCCAGGATTCTCTTGGTGGGTGCTGGTGCTGATGAACAGTGTGCTGGATATGGTCGGCATAGGACAAAGTATAGAAATGGGAG TTGGCTTGGGCTCCATCAGGAAATGAAATTAGACATGCAAAGAATTTGGAAAAGAAACTTGGGGAGAGACGATAGGTGTATAGCTGACAATGCCAAGGAG GCGAGATTCCCATTTTTGGACGAAGATGTCATAAAGACATTGCTTGATATTCCTTTATGGGAGATCACAGACCTTGATCAACCGAGTGGAGTTGGCGACAAGAAAATTCTGCGGGAG GTTGCCCAGTTGCTTGGTCTGAACGAAGCCGCTGCTCTGCCAAAAAGAGCAATCCAG TTTGGATCAAGAATCGCGAGGGAATCGAACAAGAAAAACTTTGGAAGTAATCGAGCCGCGAACCAAGCATCTGCAGGGAGTGTGGCGATATATTGA